A window from Desulfomicrobium escambiense DSM 10707 encodes these proteins:
- a CDS encoding DUF456 domain-containing protein, producing MSTFIAAFVFLLLITAFSTHVFGLPANWLVILILWIWDLLNPEVSIPLQTYLLFLGFSFLGECIEFGLQTVGAKKYGASRSGNWGAIAGAIAGAIFGAPFLLGLGALVGAIVGAYFGCFGIELLNKRPVHEAKQAAWGAMLGKVLGLSVKIGIGAVLLVQSFDFMF from the coding sequence ATGTCCACATTCATCGCCGCTTTTGTCTTTCTCCTCCTCATCACAGCCTTCTCTACACACGTCTTCGGCCTGCCGGCGAACTGGCTGGTGATCCTTATTCTCTGGATTTGGGACCTGCTAAATCCGGAAGTGAGCATCCCTCTACAGACCTACCTGCTTTTCCTCGGTTTTTCATTTCTCGGAGAATGCATCGAATTCGGGCTGCAGACTGTCGGCGCCAAAAAATATGGCGCCTCCCGGTCCGGAAACTGGGGCGCCATCGCCGGCGCCATTGCCGGCGCAATTTTCGGCGCCCCGTTCCTGCTGGGTCTGGGCGCGCTGGTCGGGGCCATCGTCGGGGCTTATTTCGGTTGTTTCGGCATTGAATTGCTGAACAAGCGCCCTGTGCACGAAGCCAAGCAGGCCGCTTGGGGCGCCATGCTCGGCAAGGTGCTCGGGCTTTCGGTCAAGATAGGAATCGGAGCGGTATTGCTGGTTCAGTCTTTCGACTTCATGTTCTGA
- the rnhA gene encoding ribonuclease HI — protein MTVYTDGSSLGNPGPGGWAAILAWGDVKKEISKGYLETTNNRMEIRGVIHALSELTRPCTVHVHTDSRYVCDAVAKRWIAGWVRNGWLTSAKKPVKNRDLWERLIPLLKKHKVHFHWIKAHNGHPENERCDELAKNAAMTTGRVMDEGYRSDS, from the coding sequence GTGACAGTTTATACAGATGGTTCCAGTCTTGGCAATCCGGGACCCGGAGGCTGGGCCGCAATTCTGGCTTGGGGAGACGTGAAGAAGGAGATCAGCAAGGGGTATCTCGAGACGACCAACAACCGCATGGAAATCCGCGGGGTCATCCATGCCCTTTCGGAACTGACGCGGCCGTGCACCGTCCATGTCCACACCGACTCCCGCTATGTATGCGACGCCGTTGCCAAACGGTGGATTGCAGGCTGGGTCAGAAACGGGTGGCTCACATCGGCGAAAAAGCCTGTGAAAAACCGCGATTTGTGGGAACGGCTGATCCCTCTACTGAAAAAGCACAAGGTCCACTTCCACTGGATCAAGGCCCACAACGGGCATCCGGAAAACGAACGCTGTGACGAACTGGCCAAGAACGCGGCCATGACAACGGGAAGGGTTATGGACGAAGGGTATCGGTCGGATTCGTGA
- the hflK gene encoding FtsH protease activity modulator HflK yields the protein MNWDWEKLQERRQRQSGPIPGPDLGDLNEKVKQLKQMNLPGWKVIVLIAVVLWLGSGIYLVQPDEVGVVKRFGAYDRTTEPGPHYRLPFPIESVLTPQVTKIQRIEVGFRGSSAFTVPTGAQVRLVPEESLMLTGDENIVDVQFIVQFLIENAQDYLFNVANQEKTVKDAAEAAMREVIGYNKIDAALTDDKMTIQNDTRDLLQKTLDSYKSGIRVVAVQLQDVHPPKQVIDAFKDVASAKEDKSRFINEAEAYENDLIPRTRGEAAAITNQAQAYKESKILQARGDSDRFLFVLEEYRKAKDITKKRLYLETMEEILSRPEVEKIIISNESMQRVFPYLPLQRSGKAGVSTQGGAQQ from the coding sequence ATGAATTGGGATTGGGAAAAACTACAAGAACGGCGGCAGAGGCAGTCTGGGCCCATACCAGGCCCGGATCTCGGTGATTTGAACGAGAAAGTCAAACAGTTGAAACAGATGAATCTTCCCGGTTGGAAGGTCATCGTGCTCATCGCAGTTGTCCTCTGGCTCGGCAGCGGCATCTACCTCGTCCAGCCGGACGAGGTCGGCGTGGTCAAGCGTTTCGGCGCCTACGACAGGACCACGGAACCCGGCCCGCACTATCGTCTGCCCTTCCCCATAGAATCCGTGCTCACGCCGCAGGTCACCAAGATCCAGCGGATCGAAGTCGGATTCCGTGGAAGCTCCGCGTTCACGGTCCCGACAGGTGCGCAGGTCCGGCTGGTGCCCGAGGAATCCCTCATGCTCACGGGCGACGAGAACATCGTCGACGTGCAGTTCATCGTGCAGTTCCTCATCGAGAACGCCCAGGACTACCTCTTCAACGTCGCCAATCAGGAGAAGACCGTGAAGGACGCGGCCGAGGCGGCCATGCGCGAGGTCATCGGGTACAACAAGATCGACGCCGCCCTCACGGACGACAAGATGACCATACAGAACGACACGCGCGACCTTCTGCAGAAGACCCTCGACAGCTACAAGAGCGGCATCAGGGTTGTGGCCGTGCAGCTGCAGGACGTGCATCCGCCCAAGCAGGTCATCGACGCCTTCAAGGATGTGGCCAGCGCCAAGGAGGACAAGAGCCGCTTCATCAACGAGGCAGAAGCCTACGAGAACGACCTGATCCCCCGCACCAGGGGCGAGGCGGCCGCCATCACCAACCAGGCCCAGGCCTACAAGGAGTCGAAGATACTCCAGGCAAGGGGCGACAGCGACCGTTTCCTGTTCGTGCTCGAAGAGTACCGCAAGGCCAAGGACATCACCAAGAAGAGGCTCTACCTCGAAACCATGGAGGAAATCCTTTCCAGGCCCGAGGTCGAGAAGATCATTATTTCCAACGAGTCCATGCAGAGGGTATTTCCGTACCTTCCCTTGCAGCGGTCGGGCAAGGCGGGCGTGTCCACGCAGGGAGGGGCGCAGCAATGA
- the hflC gene encoding protease modulator HflC yields MRTIQITLAAIVVGVFLLLQCVFVVDQTERAILLQLGKPIGADFGPGLHFKLPFVQNVILFDGRVLEYDAPAAEIITQDKKNMVVDNYSRWKIENPLLFYRTVRNIQGGLSRIDDIVYSQMREALGRYTLTEIVAVERSTIMEEVTTKSNALLGEYGIRVIDVRIKRTDLPKENQMAIYGRMQAERERQAKQYRSEGREEAAKITTMADRQRTVILADAKRAAESARGEGEAAATAIYAQALTQDPEFYEFVRTMDAYKKTMKDQTQFVLTPESEFFKFLK; encoded by the coding sequence ATGAGAACGATCCAGATCACCCTTGCCGCCATTGTCGTAGGTGTTTTTCTGCTGCTGCAGTGCGTGTTCGTGGTTGACCAGACCGAGCGGGCCATTCTCCTGCAGCTGGGCAAGCCCATTGGCGCGGACTTCGGCCCTGGGCTGCATTTCAAGCTGCCCTTCGTGCAGAACGTCATCCTCTTCGACGGGCGAGTGCTGGAGTATGACGCCCCCGCGGCCGAGATCATCACCCAGGACAAGAAGAACATGGTCGTGGACAACTATTCGCGCTGGAAGATCGAAAATCCGCTCCTTTTCTATAGGACCGTGCGCAACATCCAGGGCGGCCTGTCCCGCATCGACGACATCGTCTACTCGCAGATGCGCGAGGCCCTCGGGCGCTATACTCTGACCGAGATCGTGGCCGTCGAGCGCTCCACCATCATGGAGGAGGTCACGACCAAGTCCAACGCGCTGCTCGGCGAATACGGGATTCGCGTCATCGATGTGCGCATCAAGCGCACCGACCTGCCCAAGGAGAACCAGATGGCCATCTACGGCCGCATGCAGGCCGAACGAGAGCGGCAGGCCAAGCAGTATCGCTCCGAAGGCCGGGAGGAGGCAGCGAAGATCACGACCATGGCAGACCGGCAGAGAACCGTCATCCTGGCCGATGCGAAGCGGGCTGCCGAGTCCGCCCGAGGCGAGGGCGAAGCGGCGGCCACGGCCATCTACGCCCAGGCCCTGACCCAGGATCCCGAATTCTACGAGTTCGTGCGGACCATGGATGCGTACAAGAAGACCATGAAGGACCAGACGCAGTTCGTTCTGACTCCAGAAAGCGAGTTCTTTAAGTTTCTGAAGTAA
- the purE gene encoding 5-(carboxyamino)imidazole ribonucleotide mutase, which produces MTQVAIFMGSKSDEATVRPCADVLDKLGITYTFTITSAHRTPERTARLIRELEDAGVQVFICAAGLAAHLAGAVAAKTIRPVLGIPISASSLGGWDALLATVQMPPGFPVGTLALDKVGARNSAWLAAQILALHDAALAERIQAERRKMIEQVEEDAKTL; this is translated from the coding sequence ATGACCCAAGTTGCGATCTTCATGGGCAGCAAATCCGACGAGGCCACGGTGCGCCCGTGCGCGGACGTGCTGGACAAACTCGGCATCACGTACACCTTCACCATCACCTCCGCCCACCGCACGCCCGAGCGGACGGCCCGGCTGATCCGCGAGTTGGAGGACGCCGGCGTGCAGGTCTTCATCTGCGCCGCGGGTCTTGCGGCGCACCTGGCCGGCGCCGTGGCGGCCAAGACCATCCGGCCGGTGCTGGGCATACCCATCTCGGCCTCGTCCCTGGGCGGATGGGACGCACTGCTGGCCACGGTTCAGATGCCTCCGGGCTTCCCCGTCGGCACCCTGGCCCTGGACAAGGTCGGCGCCCGCAACTCGGCCTGGCTCGCGGCCCAGATCCTGGCATTGCACGATGCGGCCCTGGCCGAACGGATTCAGGCCGAGCGACGCAAGATGATCGAACAGGTCGAGGAAGACGCGAAGACGCTGTAG
- the purD gene encoding phosphoribosylamine--glycine ligase, with protein MNILIVGAGGREHALAWKISRSPLLSKLFIAPGNGGTALLGSNVAILDDDIDGLTAFARDNRIDLVVAGPELPLVLGLKEALDAVGIPCFGPCAFAAQLEGSKAFAKTMMRETGVPTADFQVFESYDSALEYVRAHPLPMVIKADGLAAGKGVVIAQTMAEAEGALKDMMLDRVFGEAGLTVVVEEALVGEEASFLAFCDGSTVVPMPSLQDHKRIGDNDTGLNTGGMGAYSPAPVLPEDRYVAMADLAISPITTHLAAIGQPFKGVLYAGLMMTEKGPMILEYNVRFGDPECQPLMARLKSDLVEIMLACVHGTLDPAKVVFHTETSCCVVMAAKGYPQSYPKGMIIEGIDEAEKIEGVNVFQAGTQLQDGRTVSSGGRVLGVTALGSDLGQARARAYEAVQRISFDNSYYRTDIAVKGLRRTQ; from the coding sequence TTGAATATTCTCATCGTTGGGGCCGGGGGCCGCGAACACGCCCTGGCCTGGAAGATCAGCCGCAGTCCGCTTCTCTCGAAGCTCTTCATCGCCCCCGGCAACGGCGGCACGGCCCTGCTCGGGTCCAACGTCGCCATCCTGGACGACGACATCGACGGTCTGACGGCCTTTGCCCGGGACAACCGGATCGATCTTGTCGTCGCCGGCCCGGAGCTGCCCCTTGTCTTGGGCCTCAAGGAGGCTCTCGACGCGGTGGGCATCCCCTGTTTCGGCCCGTGCGCCTTCGCCGCCCAGCTGGAGGGCTCCAAGGCCTTCGCCAAGACCATGATGCGGGAGACCGGGGTACCGACGGCCGACTTCCAGGTGTTCGAATCCTATGACAGCGCCCTGGAATACGTCCGCGCCCATCCCCTGCCCATGGTCATCAAGGCCGACGGACTGGCCGCGGGCAAGGGCGTGGTCATCGCCCAGACCATGGCCGAGGCCGAAGGCGCCCTCAAGGACATGATGCTGGACCGCGTCTTCGGCGAAGCCGGCCTGACGGTCGTCGTCGAGGAGGCCCTGGTGGGCGAGGAGGCCTCCTTCCTGGCCTTCTGCGACGGCTCGACCGTGGTGCCCATGCCTTCCCTGCAGGACCACAAGCGCATCGGTGACAACGACACGGGCCTCAACACCGGAGGCATGGGCGCGTACAGCCCGGCCCCTGTCCTGCCCGAGGACCGGTACGTCGCCATGGCCGACCTTGCCATCAGCCCCATCACCACGCACCTTGCGGCCATCGGCCAGCCTTTCAAGGGCGTGCTCTATGCCGGCCTCATGATGACGGAAAAGGGCCCCATGATCCTGGAGTACAATGTCCGTTTCGGAGACCCGGAATGCCAGCCGCTCATGGCGCGACTCAAGTCAGACCTGGTCGAGATCATGCTTGCCTGCGTGCATGGCACCCTTGACCCGGCCAAGGTTGTCTTCCATACGGAAACAAGTTGCTGCGTGGTCATGGCCGCCAAGGGCTACCCCCAAAGCTACCCGAAAGGGATGATCATTGAGGGGATCGACGAGGCGGAAAAAATCGAAGGCGTCAACGTGTTCCAGGCGGGAACGCAGCTTCAGGACGGGCGGACCGTCAGCAGCGGCGGCAGGGTTCTGGGCGTGACCGCCCTGGGCTCGGACCTCGGACAGGCGCGCGCCCGCGCCTACGAGGCAGTGCAGAGGATATCGTTCGACAACAGCTATTACCGCACGGATATCGCCGTCAAAGGACTTAGGAGAACACAATGA
- the mutL gene encoding DNA mismatch repair endonuclease MutL — MASARQIRLLPPELQNQIAAGEVVERPASVLKELIENALDAGATRLRVLIRDGGQSCIRVSDNGCGIPENELELAVTRHATSKLSTIEDLSAIRSFGFRGEALPSIASVSRFRLASATHDGEGSALEVLHGRVVAIGPAAMPRGTEVEVQDLFANVPARLKFLKQPATETRKCGDLFVRIALANLDVDFELLNGERTVHRFLAGEDLPRRLSAIWPRELVDSAHHVDMADGPFSVRGLIGDPATAQARGDRILVYVNGRPVQDRTMISAVREAYRGRILGKEYPQAVLFLQLPPDEVDVNVHPAKTEVRFQDEGTVFRLVRRAVAKALEACTDVPPLTENAAHFSVSRSLPVLPVAPPQERAFADAPVPARPDSPLYEQPWPRKFSSSAAVQQLFETPAAPVPPEPTPQRSPDPAPQPEAALTRYLGQFADTYLILAGSTEITLIDQHAAHERVLFHMLRTSGSRGDRRPLLMPLEIPMHPSQALLVQEIWTQLDELGFSLELATEPKLLLHAVPALLTPSKAREFLEDALTDKASSMEDLWAVMACKAAIKAGDVLTPDEALALIESWQSLPDRNFCPHGRPVTLRWSVGDLEKQFKRRS; from the coding sequence ATGGCCAGCGCCAGACAGATACGCCTCCTTCCGCCCGAACTGCAGAACCAGATTGCCGCGGGCGAGGTGGTGGAACGTCCCGCCAGTGTTCTCAAGGAACTCATCGAAAACGCATTGGATGCCGGCGCGACCCGCCTGCGCGTCCTTATCCGCGACGGCGGTCAGTCCTGCATCCGGGTCAGCGACAACGGGTGCGGCATCCCCGAAAACGAGCTCGAACTGGCCGTGACGCGGCATGCCACGAGCAAGCTCTCGACCATCGAGGATCTGAGCGCCATCCGCAGCTTCGGGTTCCGGGGCGAAGCGCTGCCGAGCATCGCCTCCGTGTCCCGGTTCCGGCTGGCGTCCGCCACGCATGATGGAGAAGGTTCGGCCCTGGAAGTCCTCCACGGCCGCGTGGTGGCCATCGGTCCTGCGGCCATGCCCAGAGGGACCGAAGTCGAAGTTCAGGATCTCTTCGCCAACGTCCCGGCCAGACTCAAGTTTCTGAAACAGCCCGCCACGGAAACCCGCAAATGCGGCGATCTGTTTGTCCGCATCGCCTTGGCCAACCTGGACGTGGACTTCGAACTGCTGAACGGTGAAAGAACCGTGCATCGTTTTCTGGCAGGCGAAGACCTGCCCAGGCGCCTGAGCGCCATCTGGCCGCGTGAACTGGTGGATTCCGCGCACCACGTGGACATGGCCGACGGCCCGTTCTCCGTCCGCGGCCTGATTGGCGACCCGGCGACGGCGCAGGCCCGCGGCGACCGCATTCTCGTGTACGTCAACGGCCGCCCCGTCCAGGACAGAACCATGATCAGCGCCGTCCGGGAGGCCTATCGCGGCAGAATCCTGGGCAAGGAATACCCTCAGGCCGTGCTGTTTTTACAACTCCCCCCCGATGAAGTCGACGTCAACGTGCATCCGGCCAAGACCGAGGTCCGCTTCCAAGATGAGGGCACCGTTTTCCGTCTGGTGCGACGCGCCGTGGCCAAGGCGCTGGAAGCATGCACCGACGTGCCACCCCTGACCGAAAATGCGGCGCACTTTTCCGTGTCCCGGAGCCTTCCCGTCCTGCCCGTCGCTCCCCCACAGGAGCGGGCGTTTGCAGACGCCCCCGTCCCTGCCCGACCAGACAGCCCGCTTTACGAGCAGCCCTGGCCCCGGAAATTCTCCTCCTCTGCGGCCGTGCAGCAACTTTTCGAAACACCGGCGGCGCCCGTGCCCCCGGAGCCAACACCGCAGCGCAGCCCTGACCCCGCCCCGCAGCCCGAGGCCGCGCTCACCCGCTACCTGGGACAGTTCGCCGACACGTATCTCATCCTGGCGGGTTCGACCGAGATCACGCTCATCGACCAGCATGCGGCGCACGAACGCGTGCTCTTCCACATGCTGCGCACCAGCGGGTCCCGCGGCGACCGCCGACCGCTGCTTATGCCGCTGGAAATCCCCATGCACCCGTCGCAGGCGCTGCTGGTGCAGGAAATCTGGACCCAGCTCGACGAACTCGGCTTTTCCCTTGAACTAGCGACCGAACCGAAGCTCCTGCTCCACGCCGTGCCGGCCCTGCTGACACCGTCAAAAGCCCGGGAATTCCTGGAGGACGCCCTGACGGACAAGGCCAGCTCCATGGAAGATCTCTGGGCGGTCATGGCCTGCAAGGCGGCCATCAAGGCCGGCGACGTACTGACCCCTGACGAGGCCCTGGCCCTGATCGAATCCTGGCAGTCCCTGCCAGACAGAAATTTCTGCCCCCACGGTCGCCCCGTCACCCTGCGCTGGAGCGTCGGCGACCTGGAGAAACAGTTCAAGAGGCGCTCCTGA
- a CDS encoding LPS-assembly protein LptD yields MKLRTLLPGLICLFFFSAGLALAADAPETEPQSWRLLADRTAASHDNKYIEAFGNVVLDRGADYIRADYARYYQSTKWVFLRGNVEARFQGDFLKAEEAEFDLASNTGWLKNGQVFMEDPHMYFEGAVLKKTGPETYEFREATVTVCDGDRPAWSIKTSRGDITVDGYAHLWAPRFQILDQPVLMAPYAVIPVKTERQSGFLLPEIGTSERLGITYDQPYYQVIDEEQDVTLYSHLMTAKGLMLGGEYRLVPDIHTKGIFKLDYLFDQETEDTSLYSDNPEMSRKDRNRWWARGKFDGYLGEPDWNLKLDLDLVSDQDYLREFSRGYSGFNKSRKDFLQYFGRDIEDNDSELRVNRLLLSHNWANVGVQGLVEYTQNLEYGSNSKLSNKGKEDDPTLQRLPELNLHLYQTQLLSTPLTIEGSSQLASFWREYGTTGSRLDVHPVLGLPLHFEYGSVIPKGGLRGTTWFVEKYEGEDDDVNTDDTNPSRFLPDFTTSAYTEFSRVFTLTDESDVSPDSGSFTWLKLRHAVQPRLEYTYIPYASQGEYPYFDEDDRIRPTNELTYSLTNIFTTKTGRMQPSPDTQGKTGLKVDYLDLARLRLEQSFDIREDTRTEDTDEYPNRPFSDVLADLTTRLSPWLYLTNKTWYSPYENHVTEHEHALWAYYEDRVYASFSLDFLEEIDEYLRQEQERERIAGFGGGFGITKEWSAAFLYRVDWESGTDLEKRIALRYDHQCFSTETAWTQTDDDTRFEFRVILAQLGSVGR; encoded by the coding sequence ATGAAGTTACGCACTCTGCTTCCCGGCCTGATTTGCCTGTTTTTCTTTTCAGCTGGGCTGGCACTCGCCGCCGACGCCCCCGAGACGGAACCCCAATCCTGGCGTCTGCTGGCGGACAGGACCGCAGCCAGCCATGACAACAAATATATCGAAGCCTTCGGCAACGTGGTGCTCGATCGCGGCGCGGACTACATCCGCGCCGATTACGCACGCTATTACCAATCCACGAAATGGGTCTTCCTCCGCGGCAACGTCGAGGCCAGGTTTCAGGGGGATTTCCTGAAGGCCGAGGAAGCCGAATTCGACCTCGCATCGAACACGGGATGGCTCAAGAACGGCCAGGTCTTCATGGAAGACCCGCACATGTACTTCGAAGGCGCCGTGCTGAAGAAAACGGGCCCCGAAACCTATGAATTCCGAGAGGCCACCGTCACGGTCTGCGACGGGGACCGACCCGCCTGGTCCATCAAGACGTCACGAGGAGACATCACCGTCGACGGCTACGCGCACCTCTGGGCCCCGCGCTTCCAGATTCTGGACCAGCCCGTGCTCATGGCGCCCTACGCGGTGATTCCGGTCAAGACGGAACGTCAAAGCGGCTTCCTGCTCCCGGAAATCGGCACAAGCGAAAGGCTCGGCATCACGTATGACCAACCGTACTATCAGGTCATCGACGAAGAGCAGGACGTGACCCTCTACTCCCACCTGATGACGGCCAAAGGGCTCATGCTCGGCGGTGAATACCGACTCGTGCCGGACATCCACACCAAGGGCATCTTCAAGCTCGACTATCTCTTCGACCAGGAGACCGAGGACACTTCGCTCTACAGCGACAACCCGGAAATGAGCAGGAAGGACCGCAACAGGTGGTGGGCCCGCGGCAAATTCGACGGCTATCTCGGCGAGCCTGACTGGAACCTCAAGCTCGACCTGGACCTGGTTTCTGATCAGGATTATCTGCGCGAATTCTCACGCGGATATTCGGGCTTCAACAAAAGCCGCAAGGACTTCCTGCAGTATTTCGGCCGCGACATCGAGGACAACGACAGCGAATTGCGCGTCAACCGCCTCCTGCTGAGCCACAACTGGGCCAATGTCGGCGTGCAGGGCCTGGTCGAATACACCCAGAACCTGGAATACGGCAGCAACAGCAAGCTGTCGAACAAGGGCAAGGAAGACGACCCGACCTTGCAGCGTCTGCCCGAACTCAATCTTCACCTGTACCAGACCCAGCTTCTGAGCACGCCGCTGACGATCGAAGGAAGTTCGCAACTGGCGTCCTTCTGGCGCGAATACGGGACCACGGGCTCGCGCCTGGATGTTCATCCCGTCCTGGGGCTGCCCCTGCATTTCGAGTACGGCTCCGTCATCCCCAAGGGCGGCCTCAGAGGCACGACCTGGTTCGTCGAAAAATACGAAGGCGAAGACGACGACGTGAACACCGACGACACCAACCCGTCGCGGTTCCTGCCAGACTTCACCACCTCGGCCTACACCGAGTTTTCTCGCGTCTTCACCCTGACGGACGAAAGCGACGTCTCTCCCGATTCAGGCTCCTTCACCTGGCTCAAACTCCGGCACGCCGTGCAGCCGAGGCTCGAATACACCTACATTCCCTACGCGTCTCAGGGCGAATACCCCTATTTCGATGAAGACGACCGCATCAGGCCCACCAACGAACTGACCTACTCCCTGACCAACATCTTCACCACCAAGACCGGAAGGATGCAGCCAAGCCCCGACACGCAGGGCAAGACGGGCCTGAAGGTCGATTACCTCGACCTGGCCCGCCTGCGCCTCGAACAGTCGTTCGACATCCGTGAGGATACCAGGACCGAAGACACGGACGAGTACCCCAACCGTCCCTTCTCCGACGTGCTTGCGGACCTGACGACACGCCTCTCCCCCTGGCTCTACCTGACGAACAAGACGTGGTACTCGCCGTACGAAAACCACGTGACCGAACACGAGCACGCGCTCTGGGCGTACTACGAAGACAGGGTGTACGCGTCCTTCAGCCTGGATTTCCTGGAAGAGATCGACGAATATCTCAGGCAGGAACAGGAACGGGAACGCATCGCGGGCTTCGGCGGCGGCTTTGGCATCACCAAGGAATGGAGCGCCGCCTTTCTGTACCGGGTGGACTGGGAGTCCGGCACCGATTTGGAGAAACGCATCGCCCTGCGCTACGACCACCAGTGCTTCTCCACCGAGACGGCCTGGACCCAGACTGATGACGACACCCGTTTCGAATTCCGTGTCATCCTGGCGCAGTTGGGCTCCGTAGGCCGTTAG
- a CDS encoding RsbRD N-terminal domain-containing protein: MELNKFLTDNQKGICAQWTDAIIKTYPDEGAKFFSGSSNQFANPVGHTFRNNIEKIFLILARGGDVAECSTDLDGILRIRAVQGFAPSVALSFLPALKEIVHRELAKTGRPEEMAEALHDWNVRVDRLTMVGFDLYMACREVLWKQKANQLYNRTHKLLERANLLKDEEVAG, from the coding sequence ATGGAACTGAACAAATTTTTGACCGACAATCAGAAGGGCATTTGTGCGCAATGGACAGACGCCATCATCAAAACCTATCCCGACGAAGGCGCCAAATTTTTTTCCGGATCTTCCAACCAGTTCGCCAATCCGGTCGGGCACACCTTTCGAAACAACATTGAGAAAATATTCCTGATCCTTGCGCGTGGCGGAGACGTCGCGGAGTGTTCCACGGATCTGGACGGAATTCTGCGCATCAGGGCGGTGCAGGGTTTCGCGCCGTCCGTGGCGCTCAGCTTTCTGCCGGCGCTGAAGGAGATCGTACATCGGGAGTTGGCCAAGACCGGCCGGCCGGAGGAGATGGCTGAGGCGCTGCACGACTGGAACGTGCGCGTCGATCGTCTGACCATGGTCGGATTTGATCTGTATATGGCGTGCCGCGAGGTTCTGTGGAAGCAAAAGGCCAATCAATTGTACAACAGAACACACAAGCTGCTTGAGCGAGCAAATTTGCTGAAAGACGAGGAGGTAGCGGGGTAG
- the dsrM gene encoding sulfate reduction electron transfer complex DsrMKJOP subunit DsrM → MKALYSLFLVFALAAIALVGAGALGMEKAFGLYIPFLAVAVFVVGFCVRVVGWGKSAVPFCIPTTCGQQESLPWIKQSTIENPSTTGGVVMRMLFEVLLFRSLFRNTKVDLHEGTKVTYGSSKWLWLGALAFHYSFLTIVLRHMRFFTEPVPGLIAGIESLDALLQIGAPTLYLTDLVFVVAVTYLFLRRVVVPQVRYISLVQDYFPLFLILAIAFTGIFMRYFAKVDIISVKQLAMGLVTFSWNVPEGIGVLFYIHMFLVSVLLAYFPLSKLMHMGGVFLSPTRNMNCASRKFRHVNPWKFENVHYHTYEEYEDEFREKMVDKDLPVDKPLAEGAE, encoded by the coding sequence ATGAAAGCTCTTTACTCCCTATTCCTGGTCTTTGCCCTCGCGGCAATAGCCCTTGTGGGCGCCGGGGCCTTGGGTATGGAAAAAGCCTTTGGGCTGTACATACCCTTCCTGGCAGTCGCGGTTTTCGTGGTGGGATTCTGTGTGAGGGTTGTGGGCTGGGGCAAATCGGCTGTGCCGTTCTGCATCCCCACAACGTGCGGCCAGCAGGAGTCGCTTCCCTGGATCAAGCAGAGCACCATCGAGAACCCCTCCACCACGGGCGGCGTCGTGATGCGCATGCTTTTCGAAGTGCTGCTGTTCAGGTCCCTGTTCCGCAACACGAAGGTGGACCTGCATGAAGGCACGAAGGTGACCTACGGTTCGAGCAAATGGCTGTGGCTTGGCGCGCTGGCCTTCCACTACTCCTTCCTGACCATCGTGCTGCGTCACATGCGGTTCTTCACCGAGCCGGTTCCGGGACTCATCGCCGGCATCGAGTCCCTGGACGCCTTGTTGCAGATCGGCGCACCGACCCTGTACCTGACAGACCTCGTCTTCGTGGTCGCGGTGACCTATCTTTTCCTGCGCCGCGTCGTCGTGCCCCAGGTCCGCTACATCTCCCTGGTGCAGGACTACTTCCCGCTGTTCCTGATCCTCGCGATCGCGTTCACGGGCATCTTCATGCGCTACTTCGCCAAGGTCGACATCATTTCCGTCAAGCAGTTGGCCATGGGCCTGGTGACTTTTTCCTGGAACGTGCCGGAAGGAATCGGCGTGCTCTTTTACATCCACATGTTCCTGGTCTCCGTGCTGCTGGCCTACTTCCCCTTGAGCAAGCTCATGCACATGGGCGGCGTGTTCCTTTCGCCCACGCGCAACATGAACTGCGCTTCCAGAAAGTTCAGGCATGTCAACCCCTGGAAGTTCGAGAACGTTCATTACCACACTTATGAAGAATACGAGGACGAATTCCGTGAGAAGATGGTCGATAAGGACCTTCCCGTGGACAAGCCTCTAGCAGAAGGAGCCGAGTAA